One window from the genome of Myxococcus fulvus encodes:
- a CDS encoding AraC family transcriptional regulator, translated as MKRAPPSAPAPNPSLDELATLLARHTPADGIHATAIPRLSLIRASEPTPELHALQAAALCIVAQGRKQVLLGDDVYVYGTDQCLVASMDLHVTGQVIEATPDKPYLCFRLDLEPGQLSSLMMEAALESPEDRGVARGLALGPVGTPLLDATSRLVRLLDTPRDIPVLAPLITREILYRLLSGENTARLRRIAMGDSRLDAIARAIHWLKAHYAAPLRIEDLARTVHMSPSALHHHFKSVTAMSPLQYQKQLRLQEARRLMLAEAMDAAMAGHSVGYESPSQFSREYSRMFGAPPSRDIARLRESLGAVQ; from the coding sequence ATGAAGCGCGCCCCACCTTCAGCGCCCGCTCCGAATCCCAGCCTGGACGAACTGGCGACGCTCCTCGCGCGCCACACGCCCGCGGACGGCATCCACGCCACCGCCATCCCCCGGCTCTCGCTCATCCGCGCCTCCGAGCCCACCCCGGAGCTGCACGCGCTGCAGGCCGCCGCGCTGTGCATCGTCGCGCAGGGCCGCAAGCAGGTGCTGCTCGGGGACGACGTCTATGTCTACGGGACGGACCAGTGCCTGGTCGCCTCCATGGACCTCCATGTCACCGGCCAGGTCATCGAGGCGACGCCCGACAAGCCCTACCTCTGCTTCCGGCTGGACCTGGAGCCCGGTCAGCTGAGCAGCCTGATGATGGAGGCGGCGCTGGAGTCCCCCGAGGACCGCGGCGTGGCCCGGGGGCTCGCGCTGGGCCCGGTGGGGACACCGCTCCTGGACGCGACGTCGCGGCTCGTGCGGCTCCTGGACACCCCGCGCGACATCCCCGTGCTCGCGCCGCTCATCACCCGGGAGATCCTCTACCGCCTGCTGTCCGGGGAGAACACCGCGAGGCTCAGGCGAATCGCCATGGGCGACAGCCGCCTGGACGCCATCGCCCGCGCCATCCACTGGCTCAAGGCGCACTATGCGGCGCCCCTGCGAATCGAAGACCTGGCGCGCACCGTCCACATGAGCCCGTCCGCGCTCCACCACCACTTCAAGTCCGTGACGGCGATGAGCCCCCTGCAGTACCAGAAGCAGCTGCGCCTGCAGGAGGCCCGTCGCCTGATGCTCGCCGAGGCCATGGACGCGGCGATGGCCGGGCACTCCGTGGGCTACGAGAGCCCGTCCCAGTTCAGCCGCGAATACAGCCGGATGTTCGGCGCGCCGCCGTCGCGGGACATCGCACGGCTCCGCGAGTCGCTCGGAGCCGTGCAATGA
- a CDS encoding SDR family oxidoreductase, protein MTTNIQGKVVAITGASSGIGEATARLLAQQGAKVVLGARRQERLEVLAKELTAAGGEARVRAVDVTKREDVEGFVRFTVEQFGRLDVLINNAGVMPLSLLEKLKVDEWDRMIDVNIRGVLHGIAAALPVMKRQKSGQVINLSSIGGHAVSPTAAVYCATKFAVMAISEGLRQEVGGDIRVTVISPGVTTSELAESISDANARDVMREFRKVAIPAEAVARSIAYAISQPADVDVSEIIIRPTASPY, encoded by the coding sequence ATGACGACGAACATCCAGGGCAAGGTGGTGGCCATCACCGGAGCGAGCAGTGGAATCGGCGAGGCGACGGCCCGCCTGCTTGCCCAGCAGGGCGCGAAGGTGGTGCTGGGCGCGCGGCGCCAGGAGCGGCTGGAGGTGCTGGCGAAGGAGCTGACGGCGGCGGGCGGCGAGGCGCGGGTGCGCGCGGTGGACGTGACGAAGCGCGAGGACGTGGAGGGCTTCGTGCGCTTCACGGTGGAGCAGTTCGGGCGGCTGGACGTGCTCATCAACAACGCGGGGGTGATGCCGCTGTCGCTGTTGGAGAAGCTGAAGGTGGACGAGTGGGACCGGATGATCGACGTGAACATCCGGGGCGTGCTGCACGGCATCGCCGCGGCGCTGCCGGTGATGAAGCGGCAGAAGTCCGGGCAGGTCATCAACCTGTCCTCCATCGGCGGGCACGCGGTGAGTCCGACGGCGGCGGTGTACTGCGCCACGAAGTTCGCGGTGATGGCCATCTCCGAGGGGCTGCGCCAGGAGGTGGGCGGGGACATCCGCGTGACGGTCATCTCCCCGGGCGTCACCACGTCGGAGCTGGCGGAGAGCATCAGCGACGCGAACGCGCGCGACGTGATGCGCGAGTTCCGCAAGGTGGCGATTCCCGCCGAAGCCGTCGCCCGCTCCATCGCCTACGCCATCAGCCAGCCGGCGGACGTGGACGTCAGTGAAATCATCATCCGCCCTACGGCGAGCCCGTACTGA
- a CDS encoding NmrA family NAD(P)-binding protein, whose protein sequence is MRRHPTVLVTAATGRQGGATARALLAEGSTAVRVLVRNPEAPNAKALAAAGAEVVVGDLDDLASLRAACAGVQGVFSMQSPIVSATGVDFSKEVEQGKNLIEAALAEGVETYVHTATSGVGDHRNIEGWAEGRWKEHEVYWENKLATCERVRSAGFRHWTLILPATFMDHAMLDTSAFVDGHRWVTVLEADRPIPLIAPEDVGNASAAALLNPTRFHGVTLQLAGDLLTPRQMAEVLSRVDGKTYTVQPSSIEEAVAAGLHPGVARGLTYMNVAPALARPELASELGLSLMRFEPWLRQRRIQATR, encoded by the coding sequence ATGCGTCGTCACCCGACTGTCCTCGTCACCGCCGCCACGGGGCGACAGGGCGGAGCCACGGCCCGAGCGCTGCTGGCCGAAGGCAGCACCGCCGTGCGCGTCCTGGTCCGCAATCCGGAGGCGCCCAACGCCAAGGCGCTCGCGGCGGCGGGCGCGGAGGTCGTGGTGGGAGACCTGGACGACCTCGCGTCACTGCGCGCCGCCTGCGCGGGGGTACAGGGGGTCTTCTCCATGCAGTCCCCCATCGTCTCCGCGACGGGCGTCGACTTCAGCAAGGAGGTCGAGCAGGGCAAGAACCTCATCGAGGCCGCGCTGGCCGAGGGCGTGGAGACGTACGTGCACACCGCGACGTCCGGCGTCGGGGACCACCGGAACATCGAGGGCTGGGCGGAGGGCCGCTGGAAGGAGCACGAGGTCTACTGGGAGAACAAGCTCGCCACCTGCGAGCGCGTCCGGAGCGCCGGCTTCAGGCACTGGACGCTCATCCTGCCCGCCACCTTCATGGACCACGCGATGCTGGACACGTCCGCTTTCGTCGACGGACACCGGTGGGTGACGGTGCTCGAAGCGGACCGGCCCATCCCCTTGATTGCCCCGGAGGACGTGGGCAACGCGTCCGCGGCGGCCCTGCTGAACCCCACGCGCTTCCACGGGGTGACGCTGCAGCTCGCGGGGGACCTGCTCACGCCCCGGCAGATGGCGGAGGTCCTCTCCCGCGTCGATGGAAAGACCTATACGGTCCAGCCCAGCTCCATCGAGGAGGCCGTCGCCGCGGGCCTCCATCCAGGCGTGGCGCGAGGGCTGACGTACATGAACGTCGCCCCCGCGCTGGCCCGGCCCGAGCTCGCGAGCGAGCTGGGGCTCTCACTCATGCGCTTCGAGCCCTGGTTGCGCCAGCGCCGCATCCAGGCAACACGCTGA
- a CDS encoding RNA polymerase sigma factor: protein MPPPPQALSAPERAEPLDFERVHAQHAAFVWRTLRRMGVREADLEDVCQEAFLVVHRRLPEFDPRAPVAAWLFGICMRLASDHRKRAHVRRETPVAQPPDEARPPEQLESVARTQARARLDRILDALDEDKRAVFVLFEIEQWAMADVAQAVGCPVQTAYARLYAARKQVQEAVARLQGGER from the coding sequence ATGCCCCCTCCTCCCCAGGCCCTGTCCGCTCCCGAACGGGCGGAACCGCTCGACTTCGAGCGGGTGCATGCCCAGCACGCGGCCTTCGTGTGGCGCACGCTGCGGCGCATGGGCGTGAGGGAGGCGGACCTGGAGGACGTCTGCCAGGAGGCGTTCCTGGTGGTCCATCGTCGCCTCCCGGAGTTCGACCCGCGCGCGCCCGTGGCCGCGTGGCTCTTCGGCATCTGCATGCGATTGGCCTCGGACCACCGCAAGCGGGCCCACGTCCGCCGGGAGACCCCCGTGGCGCAGCCCCCCGACGAGGCCCGTCCCCCCGAGCAGCTCGAGTCCGTGGCGCGCACGCAGGCGCGGGCCCGGCTGGACCGCATCCTGGATGCGCTCGACGAGGACAAGCGGGCGGTGTTCGTCCTCTTCGAAATCGAGCAGTGGGCCATGGCCGACGTGGCCCAGGCGGTGGGGTGCCCCGTGCAGACCGCCTATGCGCGGCTGTACGCTGCGCGCAAGCAGGTCCAGGAGGCCGTGGCCCGGTTGCAAGGAGGCGAGAGATGA
- a CDS encoding carbonic anhydrase, translating to MSHPRTLSVRALRSALLSSVLLAAPALAEETHWGYAQTVDPEHWGEVAGGALCSTGVQQSPVALSTSGATHTNVQAPSFHYGTSQVRMVNNGHTVQFNYDVGSTLRLGNQEYKLAQFHFHTPSEHTQNGVHYPLEVHLVHTDAAGTPRVVVGVLIEEGLVNAALFTAFRHLPRHEGETSTPLGALINASALLPFNRAFFHYAGSLTTPPCSEGLQWFVMKNPIHLSDSQIAAFERLPHLNPNNRPVQPLNGRDVGLQSAY from the coding sequence ATGTCACACCCTCGCACCCTCTCCGTGCGCGCTCTTCGGAGCGCGTTGCTGTCCTCCGTGTTGCTCGCCGCCCCTGCCCTCGCCGAGGAGACGCACTGGGGCTATGCGCAGACCGTCGACCCCGAGCACTGGGGTGAGGTCGCCGGTGGCGCGCTGTGTTCCACGGGCGTCCAGCAATCCCCCGTGGCGCTGTCCACCTCCGGGGCCACGCACACGAATGTGCAGGCGCCCAGCTTCCACTACGGCACCAGCCAGGTGCGCATGGTGAACAACGGCCACACGGTGCAGTTCAACTACGACGTGGGCAGCACCCTGCGCCTGGGCAACCAGGAGTACAAGCTGGCGCAGTTCCACTTCCATACGCCCAGCGAGCACACCCAGAACGGCGTGCACTATCCGCTCGAGGTGCACCTGGTGCACACCGACGCGGCGGGGACGCCCAGGGTCGTGGTGGGCGTGCTCATCGAGGAGGGCCTGGTGAACGCGGCGCTCTTCACCGCCTTCCGTCACCTGCCCCGTCACGAGGGTGAGACGAGCACGCCGCTGGGCGCGCTCATCAACGCCAGCGCGCTCCTGCCGTTCAACCGGGCGTTCTTCCATTACGCCGGCTCACTCACCACGCCCCCGTGCAGCGAGGGGCTCCAGTGGTTCGTGATGAAGAACCCCATCCATCTGTCCGACTCGCAGATCGCCGCCTTCGAGCGGCTGCCACACCTCAACCCGAACAACCGCCCCGTGCAGCCGTTGAACGGCCGCGACGTGGGGCTCCAGTCCGCGTACTGA
- a CDS encoding TetR/AcrR family transcriptional regulator, whose product MKSLRVDGQRNRERIVAAASELVARDGAQASLEEIARRAGVGSATLHRHFPTRQALLEVVFRDGVAQLCAMASAQPGRNPAAELAAWLEEVTVYTATHRGLAAALLAGPEGLSPEELCCTDMLLEVLTGLVARASSAGAIHAGATAEDLLRLANAIAVANEQDAPTARRVLRLALLGIRP is encoded by the coding sequence GTGAAGTCATTGCGAGTGGATGGCCAGCGCAACCGGGAGCGGATTGTCGCGGCGGCCTCGGAGCTGGTCGCGCGGGATGGGGCGCAGGCGTCGCTCGAGGAGATCGCGCGGCGGGCGGGGGTGGGCTCGGCGACGCTGCACCGACACTTCCCGACGCGGCAGGCGCTGTTGGAGGTGGTGTTCCGGGATGGCGTCGCGCAGCTGTGCGCGATGGCGTCGGCTCAGCCGGGCAGGAATCCCGCCGCGGAGCTGGCGGCCTGGCTGGAGGAGGTGACGGTGTACACCGCGACGCACCGCGGGCTCGCCGCCGCGCTGCTCGCGGGGCCGGAGGGGCTGTCACCCGAGGAGCTGTGCTGCACGGACATGCTGCTCGAGGTGTTGACCGGCCTGGTGGCGCGGGCGTCGTCGGCGGGCGCGATTCACGCTGGAGCCACGGCGGAGGACCTGCTGCGGCTGGCGAACGCCATCGCGGTCGCCAACGAGCAGGATGCCCCCACCGCGCGCCGGGTGCTGCGCCTGGCGCTCCTGGGCATCCGGCCGTGA